A region from the Canis lupus familiaris isolate Mischka breed German Shepherd chromosome 3, alternate assembly UU_Cfam_GSD_1.0, whole genome shotgun sequence genome encodes:
- the LOC479033 gene encoding 40S ribosomal protein S4-like isoform X1, with the protein MACGPKKHLKCVAAPKHWMLDKLTGVFVPRPSTGPHKLRECLPLIIFLRNRLKYALTEDEVKKICMQHFIKIDGKVQTDITYPAGFMDVISIDKTGENFHLIYDTKGHFAVHRITPEEAKYKLCKVRKIFVGTKGIPHLVTHDAHTICYPDPLIKVNDTIQIDLETGKIMDFIKFDTGNLCMVTGGANLGRIGVITNQERYPGSFNVVHVKDANGNSFAT; encoded by the coding sequence ATGGCTTGTGGTCCCAAAAAGCATCTGAAGTGTGTAGCAGCTCCAAAGCACTGGATGCTGGATAAACTGACTGGTGTGTTTGTTCCTCGCCCGTCTACTGGCCCCCATAAGCTGAGAGAATGTCTTCCTCTCATCATTTTCCTAAGGAACAGACTTAAGTATGCCCTAACAGAGGATGAAGTAAAGAAGATCTGTATGCAGCATTTTATTAAGATTGATGGCAAGGTCCAAACTGATATCACCTACCCTGCTGGTTTTATGGATGTCATCAGCATTGACAAGACTGGGGAGAATTTCCATCTAATCTATGACACCAAGGGTCACTTTGCTGTTCATCGGATTACACCTGAGGAGGCCAAGTATAAGTTGTGCAAAGTGAGAAAGATCTTTGTGGGAACAAAAGGAATCCCTCATCTGGTGACTCATGATGCTCACACCATCTGCTATCCTGATCCCCTCATCAAGGTGAATGACACCATTCAGATTGATTTGGAGACTGGAAAGATTATGGATTTCATCAAGTTTGATACTGGTAATCTGTGTATGGTGACTGGAGGTGCCAACCTGGGAAGAATTGGTGTGATCACCAACCAAGAGAGATACCCTGGTTCTTTTAATGTAGTTCACGTGAAAGATGCCAATGGCAACAGCTTTGCCACCTGa